A region of Arabidopsis thaliana chromosome 5, partial sequence DNA encodes the following proteins:
- a CDS encoding NagB/RpiA/CoA transferase-like superfamily protein (NagB/RpiA/CoA transferase-like superfamily protein; FUNCTIONS IN: ribose-5-phosphate isomerase activity; INVOLVED IN: glucose catabolic process to lactate and acetate, 5-phosphoribose 1-diphosphate biosynthetic process, reductive pentose-phosphate cycle, D-ribose catabolic process, pentose-phosphate shunt, non-oxidative branch; LOCATED IN: chloroplast; EXPRESSED IN: 24 plant structures; EXPRESSED DURING: 15 growth stages; CONTAINS InterPro DOMAIN/s: Ribose 5-phosphate isomerase, type A (InterPro:IPR004788); BEST Arabidopsis thaliana protein match is: Ribose 5-phosphate isomerase, type A protein (TAIR:AT3G04790.1); Has 2560 Blast hits to 2560 proteins in 1021 species: Archae - 184; Bacteria - 1763; Metazoa - 86; Fungi - 39; Plants - 144; Viruses - 0; Other Eukaryotes - 344 (source: NCBI BLink).), which translates to MVTATASTPFSLSSSVVFTRRRNFKRFPVCASLSPEVSPLLRAAHHTVDNYVKSGMIIGLGSGEASDFAIRYLGQQLGSGSLHNVVGVPMSARSASEAAKYGIPLEYYRDGVQIDFAFHDADAVEENTLIAVIGRRRSSQEDDYILKQKSIVKVADEAVFMIKEEQYKAGLEGSIPVLVQSLNWLAIAEEIDDLYLGDAEVWRRASVENEGPLGGDFPIVTSDGHNILDVIFTTPIRSLADLATSLDKIDGVVDHGLIIKTRCTVVIAEETVVRSVTLQTSALEGGVRTYGQTLQK; encoded by the exons atggttacTGCGACAGCATCAACTCCATTTTCACTCTCGTCGTCCGTGGTTTTCACGCGCCGTCGTAATTTCAAACGTTTTCCAGTTTGCGCCAGTCTTTCTCCGGAGGTTTCTCCTCTTCTCAGAGCAGCTCATCACACT GTGGATAATTATGTAAAGAGTGGGATGATTATTGGTTTAGGATCTGGAGAAGCTTCAGATTTTGCTATACGTTATTTGGGTCAACAACTTGGTTCTGGTTCTTTACATAATGTTGTTGGTGTACCAAT GTCTGCTCGAAGTGCGAGTGAAGCAGCAAAGTATGGAATCCCCTTGGAATATTACCGGGATGGTGTTCAG ATTGATTTTGCATTTCATGATGCTGATGCTGTAGAAGAGAATACGCTTATTGCAGTTATTGGACGGCGGAGAAGTTCACAGGAAGATGACTATATTCTGAAACAAAAG TCTATTGTAAAAGTAGCTGATGAGGCAGTCTTCATGATAAAGGAAGAACAATACAAAGCCGGTCTTGAAGGTTCTATCCCTGTTTTAGTTCAATCT CTTAATTGGTTGGCCATAGCTGAGGAGATAGATGACTTGTATCTAGGCGATGCAGAG GTGTGGAGAAGAGCTTCTGTTGAAAATGAAGGCCCTCTTGGAGGAGACTTTCCTATAGTTACCAGTGATGGTCACAACATTCTTGATGTTATATTTACAACTCCGATTCGAAGCCTCG CTGACTTGGCTACAAGCCTTGATAAGATTGATGGGGTTGTGGACCATGGACTAATTATCAAAACTCG ATGCACGGTGGTGATTGCAGAAGAAACTGTTGTAAGAAGTGTTACCTTGCAGACCAGTGCATTGGAGGGTGGTGTACGAACCTATGGACAGACTTTGCAAAAGTAG
- a CDS encoding NagB/RpiA/CoA transferase-like superfamily protein, translated as MHHKTDREIRAVKTTESRLSDSNRSSHTKKMVTATASTPFSLSSSVVFTRRRNFKRFPVCASLSPEVSPLLRAAHHTVDNYVKSGMIIGLGSGEASDFAIRYLGQQLGSGSLHNVVGVPMSARSASEAAKYGIPLEYYRDGVQIDFAFHDADAVEENTLIAVIGRRRSSQEDDYILKQKSIVKVADEAVFMIKEEQYKAGLEGSIPVLVQSLNWLAIAEEIDDLYLGDAEVWRRASVENEGPLGGDFPIVTSDGHNILDVIFTTPIRSLADLATSLDKIDGVVDHGLIIKTRCTVVIAEETVVRSVTLQTSALEGGVRTYGQTLQK; from the exons ATGCACCACAAAACTGATCGGGAGATAAGAGCGGTAAAAACCACCGAGTCACGACTCAGTGACTCAAATCGTTCTtcccacacaaaaaaaatggttacTGCGACAGCATCAACTCCATTTTCACTCTCGTCGTCCGTGGTTTTCACGCGCCGTCGTAATTTCAAACGTTTTCCAGTTTGCGCCAGTCTTTCTCCGGAGGTTTCTCCTCTTCTCAGAGCAGCTCATCACACT GTGGATAATTATGTAAAGAGTGGGATGATTATTGGTTTAGGATCTGGAGAAGCTTCAGATTTTGCTATACGTTATTTGGGTCAACAACTTGGTTCTGGTTCTTTACATAATGTTGTTGGTGTACCAAT GTCTGCTCGAAGTGCGAGTGAAGCAGCAAAGTATGGAATCCCCTTGGAATATTACCGGGATGGTGTTCAG ATTGATTTTGCATTTCATGATGCTGATGCTGTAGAAGAGAATACGCTTATTGCAGTTATTGGACGGCGGAGAAGTTCACAGGAAGATGACTATATTCTGAAACAAAAG TCTATTGTAAAAGTAGCTGATGAGGCAGTCTTCATGATAAAGGAAGAACAATACAAAGCCGGTCTTGAAGGTTCTATCCCTGTTTTAGTTCAATCT CTTAATTGGTTGGCCATAGCTGAGGAGATAGATGACTTGTATCTAGGCGATGCAGAG GTGTGGAGAAGAGCTTCTGTTGAAAATGAAGGCCCTCTTGGAGGAGACTTTCCTATAGTTACCAGTGATGGTCACAACATTCTTGATGTTATATTTACAACTCCGATTCGAAGCCTCG CTGACTTGGCTACAAGCCTTGATAAGATTGATGGGGTTGTGGACCATGGACTAATTATCAAAACTCG ATGCACGGTGGTGATTGCAGAAGAAACTGTTGTAAGAAGTGTTACCTTGCAGACCAGTGCATTGGAGGGTGGTGTACGAACCTATGGACAGACTTTGCAAAAGTAG